A DNA window from Luteolibacter luteus contains the following coding sequences:
- a CDS encoding mitochondrial fission ELM1 family protein, whose product MAGSRGQTGAYQESTEGMTEPLHILILSDGKPGHENQSYGLAEAIGRVRPVEISLIRLAGLKGPFSRMRHAWKELAKHSHPRLLLGAGHAVHPSLLALSRRTGAPSVVLMKPSLPSSFFDLCLVPEHDLENHQPRANVIPTKGALNRVPPSPAARREGGLILLGGPSGSHGWDGEAVISALEAIVVGCPDQPWAITDSRRTPEGQLSAIARRIPQFQIFPHTETGRDWLPSRLSSAAEVWVTEESISMIYEALSSGAKVGLLPVPSLKKAGRVARGIAKLAEAGYVTSFSRWSPATGLSTPPDVLREADRCAAIVIEKFLST is encoded by the coding sequence ATGGCGGGATCTCGCGGCCAAACTGGTGCTTACCAAGAAAGCACGGAAGGAATGACAGAGCCGCTCCATATTCTCATCCTATCCGACGGAAAACCGGGCCACGAAAACCAATCCTATGGCCTCGCCGAAGCCATCGGCCGCGTTCGTCCGGTGGAAATCTCCCTCATCCGGCTTGCGGGTTTAAAAGGACCCTTCTCCCGCATGCGCCACGCTTGGAAGGAACTGGCGAAGCATTCTCACCCTCGACTCCTGTTAGGCGCAGGGCATGCGGTTCACCCATCCCTTCTCGCTCTCTCCCGGAGAACCGGCGCGCCCTCCGTCGTGCTGATGAAACCGAGTCTTCCGTCCTCGTTCTTCGATCTCTGCCTAGTACCGGAACATGATCTGGAAAATCACCAGCCGCGCGCAAATGTAATCCCCACCAAGGGTGCGTTGAATCGTGTCCCGCCTTCCCCGGCTGCTCGTCGAGAAGGTGGCTTGATCCTCCTTGGAGGCCCTTCCGGTTCGCACGGCTGGGACGGAGAAGCAGTCATCTCGGCACTCGAAGCAATTGTCGTTGGCTGCCCGGACCAGCCATGGGCGATTACCGATTCGAGAAGGACACCGGAAGGGCAGCTGTCTGCCATCGCCAGGCGCATCCCGCAGTTCCAGATCTTTCCGCATACGGAAACAGGCCGAGACTGGCTCCCTTCCCGGCTCTCTTCTGCCGCCGAGGTTTGGGTCACGGAAGAAAGCATTTCGATGATCTACGAGGCCCTTAGTAGTGGAGCTAAGGTCGGACTCTTGCCCGTGCCCTCCCTGAAAAAAGCGGGCCGCGTGGCCCGGGGGATCGCCAAGCTGGCGGAGGCCGGCTACGTTACGTCTTTCTCCCGCTGGTCCCCTGCCACCGGCCTGAGCACTCCTCCCGACGTCCTGCGCGAGGCCGATCGCTGCGCGGCCATCGTCATCGAAAAATTTCTTTCCACATGA
- a CDS encoding lysophospholipid acyltransferase family protein, whose translation MSDEIPAARKKPTLAHRLEYALFRVMEGVLSLASLGTAARAGSLLGLAAWALSPKHRRLVTRNLRIATATEPPDDVTLRRMVRETFVRAGANMIGSQRAATLPPDELRKHIQYEGMEHVLEPVRQGRGVVLVWAHMGNWEVLAQLVREVGDDIRGGPIYRALDNPLLDELTVKRRSQQGAFLFNKHDGFLGPLAFVRDGGVLTVMTDQRAGGHGELCPFFGRLSSCTPLPALVARRTGAAMVTLSITTVGTGQWKLKVRPVPDKAKTPVVIRHLETAMKDQLTDVFWFHDRWRVDTMMPLCFYTKDSPTEAAREAAAPTRFFATLPKGCPEAVAMITTLLELRPDVRIDVMDPGDLPPLPEDPRIVRYPWDPETPEGHLEGFLERCDASHPVPLDFALLLDGNARFARAAKAIGLRSIIGIGPSGKPFTRSFPRPADIEGWRDLAAKLVLTKKARKE comes from the coding sequence ATGAGCGATGAGATCCCGGCAGCCCGGAAAAAGCCAACTCTGGCACACCGGCTGGAGTATGCCCTTTTCCGTGTGATGGAGGGCGTTCTGAGCCTTGCTTCCCTGGGAACCGCGGCACGCGCGGGTAGTTTGCTAGGGCTGGCGGCATGGGCGCTTTCCCCGAAGCACCGGCGGCTCGTCACCCGGAATCTCCGCATTGCCACCGCGACCGAACCTCCCGATGACGTCACCCTGCGCCGGATGGTGAGGGAAACCTTCGTCCGTGCTGGCGCCAACATGATCGGAAGCCAGCGCGCGGCCACCCTGCCTCCTGACGAACTCCGCAAGCACATCCAGTATGAGGGCATGGAACACGTGCTCGAGCCGGTCCGCCAAGGCCGGGGCGTCGTGCTGGTATGGGCTCACATGGGCAATTGGGAAGTCCTTGCCCAGTTGGTTCGTGAAGTGGGCGATGATATCCGCGGTGGCCCCATCTATCGTGCTTTGGACAATCCCTTGCTCGACGAGTTGACCGTGAAACGCCGCTCGCAGCAGGGAGCCTTCCTCTTCAACAAGCATGATGGCTTCCTCGGACCCCTCGCCTTCGTTCGCGATGGAGGCGTCCTAACGGTGATGACCGATCAGCGCGCGGGTGGCCACGGCGAGCTCTGCCCCTTTTTCGGCAGGCTCTCCTCTTGCACGCCCCTGCCAGCTCTCGTCGCTCGACGCACCGGGGCGGCAATGGTCACGCTTTCCATCACCACGGTTGGTACCGGCCAATGGAAGCTGAAGGTCCGTCCCGTTCCTGACAAGGCGAAGACCCCGGTGGTGATACGCCACTTGGAGACGGCGATGAAGGACCAGCTCACCGATGTCTTCTGGTTCCACGACCGTTGGCGAGTGGACACGATGATGCCCCTTTGTTTCTATACGAAGGATTCCCCTACCGAAGCCGCCCGGGAAGCCGCTGCCCCGACGCGATTCTTCGCGACTCTTCCGAAGGGATGCCCGGAGGCCGTCGCCATGATCACCACGTTGCTCGAGCTTCGTCCCGATGTCCGCATCGACGTGATGGATCCCGGTGATCTCCCACCCCTGCCCGAGGATCCACGAATCGTGCGTTACCCTTGGGATCCCGAAACACCGGAGGGCCATCTCGAGGGCTTCCTGGAGCGATGCGATGCCAGTCATCCGGTCCCGCTCGATTTCGCTCTGCTTCTCGATGGCAATGCTCGGTTCGCACGTGCTGCCAAAGCAATCGGACTTCGCTCGATCATTGGCATTGGCCCAAGCGGAAAACCTTTCACCCGCAGTTTTCCCCGCCCTGCGGATATCGAGGGATGGCGGGATCTCGCGGCCAAACTGGTGCTTACCAAGAAAGCACGGAAGGAATGA
- a CDS encoding FG-GAP repeat protein: MKTTPLTHTPTRNCLRSILLLTSLSLPLHSAELQFTLSPTADNRQLGTSYASVGDIDGDEVADIAVADPSWKSGINLGSGIVYLLSGADGTMIRAYQGDSMGSQYFGLSLATFDANADGVLDLAVGSPGYTGTPGYGTGAVRVYSGADGALLFFSTGTVASQYGSAIANAGDQNGDGREDIYVGAPMANSNRGAVYVLSGFDGSILRTVNSPVTFGSFGATLAALGDVDADGLKDVAVGSPALRNGTVGNAGKVSILRSSDSTFPVEIQGTAVYNRLGQTLASAADADGDGQPDLLIGSYSGGIALLVSGANLTTIRDLTIPGHPAYQQVNVGGTVDYDEDGVADIMIGSPALNAAVSPAAGGSRIVSGADGSTLFEMLATSPDTGLGVSQSPLPGYGFAIGENGLIDAATGGSGFAYIHYIEPKVEEPQVIDTDGDGILDDVDAVTQSIMDATVSILGVNSSVENRVDSTGTTLADRFAALGTLTDYRRPSLYLAAATRLIADLYSKQLVSKKEATRLLASSAVGIVLGSCRR, translated from the coding sequence ATGAAAACAACACCCCTTACACACACACCCACCCGTAATTGCCTGCGATCGATTCTACTCCTCACCAGCCTCAGCCTGCCGCTCCATTCCGCGGAGTTGCAGTTCACGCTCTCCCCGACTGCAGATAACCGGCAGCTCGGCACCTCCTATGCCTCGGTCGGCGACATCGATGGGGACGAAGTGGCTGACATCGCGGTAGCAGATCCCTCCTGGAAATCCGGCATCAACCTTGGTTCCGGGATTGTCTACCTTCTGAGCGGGGCCGATGGAACCATGATTCGCGCTTATCAGGGCGATTCCATGGGATCCCAATACTTCGGCCTTTCGCTCGCGACCTTCGACGCCAATGCCGACGGTGTTCTCGATCTCGCCGTGGGTTCTCCCGGCTATACGGGCACTCCCGGCTACGGCACCGGCGCGGTGCGTGTCTATTCCGGCGCTGACGGAGCCCTGCTTTTCTTCTCCACCGGCACCGTGGCCTCCCAATACGGATCCGCCATCGCGAACGCGGGAGACCAGAATGGCGACGGCCGCGAGGATATCTACGTCGGCGCACCCATGGCCAATAGCAACCGGGGCGCCGTCTATGTTCTATCCGGCTTCGATGGCAGCATCTTGCGCACGGTGAATTCCCCGGTCACTTTCGGCTCCTTCGGAGCCACCTTGGCCGCCTTGGGCGATGTCGATGCGGATGGCTTGAAGGACGTCGCAGTCGGCTCACCCGCGTTGAGAAACGGAACCGTCGGCAACGCAGGCAAGGTCTCGATCCTTCGCAGTTCGGATAGCACCTTCCCGGTAGAGATCCAAGGCACCGCGGTTTACAACCGCCTGGGCCAGACCTTGGCATCTGCTGCAGATGCGGACGGTGACGGCCAGCCCGATCTCCTGATCGGTTCCTACTCCGGTGGCATTGCGCTGCTGGTATCCGGTGCCAATCTGACCACGATCCGTGATCTCACGATCCCCGGCCACCCTGCCTATCAGCAGGTGAACGTCGGCGGAACGGTGGACTATGATGAGGACGGCGTGGCCGATATCATGATCGGTTCGCCCGCGCTGAATGCCGCCGTCAGTCCCGCGGCAGGGGGATCCCGTATTGTCTCCGGTGCCGATGGCTCGACCCTCTTTGAGATGCTGGCAACCTCTCCGGATACCGGCCTTGGCGTCAGCCAATCGCCCCTGCCGGGCTACGGCTTCGCCATCGGTGAAAACGGCTTGATCGACGCCGCGACCGGAGGCAGCGGCTTCGCCTACATCCACTACATCGAGCCTAAAGTCGAAGAACCTCAGGTTATCGATACCGATGGCGACGGCATCCTGGATGACGTGGACGCGGTAACGCAGTCCATCATGGACGCCACGGTGTCCATTCTGGGCGTCAACAGCAGCGTGGAAAACCGCGTGGATAGCACCGGAACCACGCTTGCCGACCGCTTCGCTGCGCTTGGCACATTGACGGACTATCGCCGTCCCAGTCTGTATCTCGCGGCAGCGACACGCCTGATTGCCGACCTCTACTCGAAGCAGTTGGTCAGCAAGAAGGAGGCGACCCGCCTGCTTGCCTCTTCTGCAGTAGGCATCGTCCTCGGCTCTTGCCGCCGCTGA
- a CDS encoding sensor histidine kinase translates to MPAPPTPVTRAPRWGNWAVFFWSIWIAAAIAATWWFAFRVPEQRVVFVDLNPLRAGWGEDGTRISWILLRQQLLPLLPWLLLSPVVLWMASRFPLSGGAKWRHVGVLLPVGITFVTLSHVFHERAARLQPLIAPTPAIETWFPPGLEKTPGGEFGIPLSRAIGPDPAVEIPESFGLPPELDPRKLPGRIMGRAEMKLRIEANWAQIMKRSDATLGGLPDSTAASVILLDALAFIALVVFSHAWIFMRSARDEKARAALLDDQNTRARARALQAQLQPHFLFNTLNGIAMLTRKNPEAAEEMITSLSELMRIALDGERKPEIPLREELHFIDRYLEIQRMRFGARLKVEREIDPATLGLLVPALLIQPLVENAIHHGIEPRGEGGKVQISTTLVDGMLEIVIEDDGVGLHPGKGGSGSGIGLTSIRERLAALHPGRHEFHMQVPEGGGARMLIQLPAIPAENIR, encoded by the coding sequence ATGCCAGCCCCGCCAACTCCCGTTACCCGAGCTCCAAGGTGGGGAAACTGGGCGGTGTTTTTCTGGAGCATCTGGATCGCCGCTGCCATTGCGGCGACCTGGTGGTTTGCATTCCGGGTTCCGGAGCAGCGCGTGGTTTTCGTGGATCTGAATCCCTTGAGAGCGGGATGGGGCGAGGATGGGACCAGGATTTCCTGGATCCTGCTGCGGCAACAACTGCTGCCCCTTCTTCCCTGGCTGTTGCTTTCCCCCGTGGTCCTGTGGATGGCCTCGCGCTTTCCGCTTTCCGGTGGCGCGAAGTGGCGGCATGTGGGCGTGCTGCTTCCGGTGGGGATCACCTTCGTTACGCTGAGTCATGTGTTTCACGAACGGGCTGCCCGCCTACAGCCGCTCATCGCGCCGACGCCTGCGATCGAGACCTGGTTTCCCCCCGGCCTGGAGAAGACCCCGGGCGGTGAATTCGGGATTCCCTTGAGCCGGGCGATCGGGCCGGATCCGGCGGTGGAGATTCCCGAGTCCTTCGGACTGCCGCCCGAGCTCGATCCACGGAAGCTGCCGGGCAGGATCATGGGCCGGGCCGAGATGAAGCTGCGGATCGAGGCGAACTGGGCGCAGATCATGAAGCGCTCCGACGCGACCTTGGGCGGGCTTCCCGATTCCACGGCTGCCTCGGTAATCCTCTTGGACGCGCTGGCGTTCATCGCGCTGGTGGTGTTCTCCCATGCTTGGATTTTCATGCGCAGCGCCAGGGACGAGAAAGCGAGGGCAGCGCTGCTGGATGACCAGAATACGAGAGCGCGGGCGAGGGCTCTCCAAGCCCAGCTCCAACCGCATTTTCTCTTCAATACCCTCAACGGGATCGCGATGCTGACCCGCAAAAATCCCGAAGCTGCGGAGGAGATGATCACCTCGCTCAGCGAATTGATGCGGATCGCATTGGACGGGGAACGGAAGCCGGAGATTCCCCTTCGCGAAGAGCTTCATTTCATCGACCGTTACCTTGAGATCCAACGCATGCGCTTCGGGGCCCGATTGAAGGTGGAGCGGGAAATCGACCCGGCGACCCTTGGCCTGCTCGTCCCGGCCTTGCTAATTCAGCCCTTGGTGGAGAATGCGATTCATCACGGGATCGAGCCGCGAGGCGAAGGCGGCAAGGTCCAGATCTCGACGACCCTCGTGGACGGCATGCTGGAGATCGTCATCGAGGATGACGGGGTCGGGCTGCATCCGGGCAAAGGAGGATCCGGAAGCGGCATCGGCCTGACCAGCATCCGGGAACGGCTTGCGGCCCTGCATCCGGGGCGGCATGAATTCCACATGCAAGTCCCGGAAGGAGGTGGAGCGCGGATGCTGATCCAACTCCCGGCGATTCCAGCGGAGAATATCCGATGA
- a CDS encoding LytR/AlgR family response regulator transcription factor: protein MKIRCLIVDDEELARERVRSLLADEEDIQIAGEAADGHAAVAAIEEYQPDLVFLDIQMPGLTGFDVIEAIPEGKLPTVIFTTAYDTHAVRAFEISALDYLLKPFKPARFRESLERARAKISGNSPVPAEPALGTLMAHLRAIDGGPRILVKSPEKILFVRAAEIDHVEAAGNYLVLHCGGERHIVRETMAAMVKRLEPSGFMRISRSSIVNLSRIRELQPISSGHYTVILKTGAKLDMTSPLRDLQERMSG, encoded by the coding sequence ATGAAGATCCGTTGCCTGATCGTCGATGATGAAGAACTCGCCCGCGAGAGGGTGCGGAGTTTGCTCGCGGATGAAGAGGACATCCAGATCGCCGGGGAGGCCGCCGATGGCCACGCCGCGGTGGCTGCCATCGAGGAGTATCAACCGGACCTCGTCTTCCTGGACATCCAGATGCCGGGGCTAACGGGCTTCGATGTGATCGAAGCGATTCCGGAGGGGAAGCTTCCGACGGTGATTTTCACCACCGCCTACGATACCCATGCGGTCCGGGCATTTGAAATCAGCGCCCTCGACTACCTTCTTAAACCTTTCAAGCCGGCACGTTTCCGGGAATCGCTGGAGCGGGCACGGGCAAAGATCTCGGGAAACTCTCCCGTTCCGGCAGAGCCCGCCCTGGGCACGCTCATGGCCCATCTCAGGGCAATCGACGGAGGTCCCCGGATCCTGGTCAAATCGCCCGAGAAGATTCTCTTTGTCCGGGCTGCGGAGATCGATCACGTGGAGGCGGCAGGGAATTACCTCGTCCTGCATTGCGGGGGGGAGCGGCATATTGTGAGGGAAACGATGGCCGCGATGGTGAAACGATTGGAGCCGTCCGGCTTCATGCGGATCAGCCGTTCGTCCATCGTCAATCTCTCCCGCATCCGTGAGCTACAGCCGATTTCATCCGGGCATTACACGGTGATTTTGAAGACGGGTGCGAAGCTCGATATGACCAGTCCGCTCCGCGACCTGCAGGAGCGGATGAGCGGCTAG
- a CDS encoding beta strand repeat-containing protein, with product MRTHFFQGHVARRASLLSLASTVAVLATGPASAADISWSATAGSFSLASNWAGGVIPGDGDNAVINNGGTASIDASHTVSGLHTGSTAGGGGTFELTAGDFNLMESVKLGVAAGSNGSFSFTGGTLFQEDGDFIVADASGSTGDFSIAPGLSFTRGAGDMIIGRLGTGSFTLGGSLTSAGDFIVGERSIASSGSTGTVVQNGGTFVSNGDVFIGRGNQQQGVGGNAGSYELAGAVIIPNGNVFVGTAGATGLFTLTNGFVGKSSAGQFVVGEGNGGNGTITQISGFINSGSEFVLGKGAGASGTYTLDGQPPSSPAVVFGNALVVGLDGGAGVLELKGGSVTKTPGPVPSNFVFAEGNGSTAVIATSGGRIVNTGGDTWLGASGTGVATWTISGSSEAVVTLLELGHADSAKGTLNLDGGSLQTERITQGLSTAASTVNLNGGILKAAGNSTDFMSGLAAVNVKEGGASIDTNGFDITIDQTLSDGGGGFFKGGDGTLSLEGASNHTGDTIIQKGTLVMNGTLPNSPVTVNPEGTLSGKGTIGGAVTVFGVLKPGEDGGALTVTGNVDFSGGVFKPSIDGATVSPLLVSSELNIENATLDLSDVSLEAGTYTIASFGTLVGTSFLDVVGLPDGFEVGYTASSITISGAPAASAYDQWAALNELEGDDALSGADPDEDGIPNGVEFIVGGNPNSAGDASKLPGGEVEDGKFVFTYRRMDEAAEFPQEVQYGPDLIEWLTAEDGVDGVEIEVSEDAFEGGDLVRVSVPMVAGPRFVRLQGGEF from the coding sequence ATGAGAACACATTTCTTCCAAGGGCACGTAGCCCGTAGGGCGTCTTTGCTTTCCCTCGCATCCACGGTGGCGGTCCTCGCTACCGGACCAGCATCCGCTGCGGACATCTCCTGGTCCGCCACCGCCGGTAGTTTCTCCCTGGCCAGCAACTGGGCGGGCGGCGTGATTCCCGGTGATGGCGACAATGCCGTGATCAACAATGGAGGGACCGCATCGATTGATGCCAGTCACACGGTATCCGGGCTCCATACGGGAAGCACTGCCGGCGGAGGTGGCACATTCGAACTAACAGCCGGCGATTTCAACCTGATGGAGTCGGTCAAGCTTGGCGTAGCTGCCGGGTCGAACGGAAGTTTCTCTTTTACCGGAGGGACTCTCTTTCAAGAGGATGGCGACTTCATTGTCGCGGATGCTTCGGGAAGCACGGGGGACTTCAGCATCGCGCCGGGCCTCAGCTTTACCCGTGGTGCCGGTGACATGATCATCGGGAGGCTCGGAACGGGTTCGTTCACGCTGGGCGGGAGCTTGACGTCGGCCGGCGATTTCATCGTGGGCGAGCGAAGCATCGCAAGTTCGGGATCGACAGGAACGGTGGTTCAAAATGGCGGGACCTTTGTCAGCAACGGCGACGTCTTCATCGGCCGTGGTAACCAACAGCAAGGCGTGGGAGGAAATGCCGGGAGCTATGAACTTGCAGGAGCCGTGATCATTCCCAACGGGAATGTCTTCGTGGGAACCGCGGGGGCGACCGGTCTTTTCACGCTGACCAATGGCTTCGTGGGGAAATCTTCCGCGGGCCAGTTTGTGGTGGGTGAAGGCAACGGCGGCAATGGAACGATCACGCAGATCTCCGGCTTCATTAACAGCGGCAGCGAGTTTGTCCTCGGCAAGGGAGCGGGAGCGAGTGGGACCTACACCTTGGACGGCCAGCCGCCGAGTTCACCAGCGGTGGTTTTCGGGAATGCGCTGGTGGTCGGCTTGGACGGCGGGGCGGGGGTGCTCGAGCTGAAGGGTGGATCCGTCACCAAGACCCCCGGGCCGGTGCCTTCCAACTTCGTCTTTGCGGAGGGAAATGGTTCCACCGCGGTGATCGCCACCAGTGGGGGACGCATCGTGAACACCGGTGGGGATACCTGGTTGGGGGCCAGCGGAACCGGTGTAGCGACCTGGACGATCAGCGGAAGCAGCGAAGCGGTGGTCACCTTGTTAGAATTGGGCCATGCCGATAGCGCGAAGGGCACCCTGAATCTGGACGGGGGAAGCTTGCAGACAGAGCGCATCACGCAGGGCCTCTCGACCGCGGCTTCCACGGTGAACCTCAATGGAGGCATTTTGAAAGCTGCCGGGAACTCCACCGATTTCATGAGCGGCCTCGCAGCGGTGAATGTGAAAGAAGGAGGCGCGAGCATCGATACCAACGGCTTCGATATCACGATCGATCAAACCCTGAGCGATGGGGGCGGAGGATTCTTCAAAGGGGGCGATGGCACGCTCAGCCTGGAAGGCGCCTCGAACCATACCGGGGATACGATCATCCAGAAGGGAACCCTGGTCATGAATGGCACCCTTCCCAATTCTCCGGTCACGGTGAATCCGGAGGGGACCTTGTCGGGGAAAGGAACGATCGGAGGAGCGGTAACCGTCTTCGGGGTTCTGAAGCCGGGGGAAGACGGAGGAGCTCTAACTGTGACTGGCAATGTCGATTTCTCGGGCGGGGTTTTCAAACCTTCGATCGATGGAGCCACCGTTTCGCCCTTGCTCGTGAGCAGCGAGCTCAACATCGAGAACGCGACTCTGGACCTCTCCGATGTCAGTCTGGAAGCGGGGACCTATACCATTGCCAGTTTCGGGACCTTGGTCGGGACGTCTTTCCTGGACGTGGTAGGCCTGCCGGATGGCTTCGAGGTCGGCTATACGGCTTCCTCGATCACCATTTCCGGGGCTCCTGCTGCTTCCGCCTATGATCAATGGGCGGCCTTGAACGAGTTGGAAGGGGACGATGCATTGAGCGGAGCCGATCCCGACGAGGATGGCATTCCGAACGGGGTTGAGTTCATCGTGGGAGGGAATCCCAACAGCGCGGGTGATGCGTCCAAGCTACCCGGCGGAGAGGTGGAGGACGGCAAGTTCGTTTTTACCTATCGGAGGATGGATGAAGCCGCCGAATTTCCACAGGAGGTGCAATACGGCCCGGACCTTATCGAATGGCTTACGGCAGAGGACGGGGTCGATGGTGTTGAGATCGAGGTGAGTGAGGATGCTTTCGAGGGAGGAGACCTCGTGCGCGTAAGCGTCCCGATGGTTGCCGGGCCCCGTTTCGTTCGCCTTCAGGGCGGGGAGTTCTGA
- the cimA gene encoding citramalate synthase, producing the protein MSVLSDKPVRLYDTTLRDGTQGEGFQLSLLDKLRIAERLDAFGIDYIEGGWPGSNPKDVEFFQEAKKLKLAHAKLAAFGSTRRADTPVEEDPQVRLLLEAETPVVTIFGKSWELHVTEVLRTTVEENRAMIRDTVAYLKKHGREVVYDAEHFFDGYKDSPEHALNALKAAAEGGADCLVLCDTNGGTLPGEVMEIAKAVQEAIPGVPIGIHTHNDCELGVANAVAAVKAGAVQVQGTINGYGERTGNCNLTSVIPILQLKMDLKVVPELEKLRDLSYFVDDVSNNPHFARAAFVGRTAFAHKGGMHVNAVQKLARSYEHIEPGSVGNEQNILVSELSGQSNILMKAEQLGIPLDKGSAEAKTVLQKVKELENEGYAYEAAGGSLELLIRRELGRYEKPFELKEFHTSFRQYRDGHEPVCEATVKLYVGDTGKYTVAEGHGVVNALDNALREALLPFYPEIATVSLVDYKVRIIDGHDATAAKTRVLIVSTDGTENWGTVGVSENIIEASWIALVDGIDLFLQRRK; encoded by the coding sequence ATGAGCGTTCTTTCTGACAAGCCGGTCCGACTTTACGATACCACCCTGCGCGATGGCACGCAGGGGGAGGGTTTCCAGCTTTCACTGCTCGACAAGCTGCGCATTGCCGAGCGTCTCGATGCCTTTGGGATTGATTACATCGAAGGCGGCTGGCCGGGCTCGAATCCGAAGGACGTGGAGTTTTTCCAAGAGGCAAAGAAGCTGAAGCTCGCGCATGCGAAGCTGGCCGCCTTTGGCTCGACGCGCCGTGCGGATACGCCGGTGGAAGAAGATCCACAGGTGCGCCTGTTGCTTGAGGCGGAAACGCCGGTGGTGACGATCTTCGGCAAGAGCTGGGAGCTTCACGTGACCGAGGTGCTTCGTACCACGGTGGAAGAGAACCGGGCGATGATCCGCGATACGGTGGCCTATCTGAAGAAGCACGGCCGCGAAGTAGTCTACGATGCGGAGCATTTCTTCGACGGTTACAAGGATTCCCCGGAGCATGCGCTGAATGCGCTGAAGGCCGCTGCGGAAGGCGGTGCTGATTGCCTGGTGCTCTGCGATACGAATGGCGGCACGCTGCCAGGGGAGGTGATGGAAATCGCCAAGGCCGTTCAAGAGGCCATCCCGGGCGTGCCGATCGGCATCCATACTCACAACGATTGCGAGCTTGGCGTGGCGAACGCCGTCGCCGCGGTGAAAGCCGGCGCCGTGCAGGTGCAGGGAACGATCAATGGCTACGGCGAGCGCACCGGGAACTGTAACCTGACCTCGGTGATCCCGATTCTTCAGTTGAAGATGGACCTGAAGGTCGTGCCGGAGTTGGAGAAACTCCGGGATCTCTCGTACTTCGTGGACGATGTCTCGAATAACCCGCACTTCGCGCGTGCGGCGTTCGTGGGTCGCACTGCTTTCGCCCACAAGGGCGGCATGCACGTGAATGCCGTGCAGAAGCTGGCGCGCAGCTACGAGCACATCGAGCCCGGCTCGGTGGGCAACGAGCAGAACATCCTGGTCTCCGAGTTGAGCGGCCAATCGAACATCCTGATGAAGGCCGAGCAACTCGGGATCCCTCTCGACAAGGGTTCAGCGGAGGCGAAGACGGTGCTGCAAAAGGTGAAGGAACTCGAGAACGAGGGCTATGCCTACGAGGCGGCCGGCGGTTCGCTGGAACTCCTGATCCGCCGCGAACTCGGGCGCTACGAGAAGCCCTTCGAGTTGAAGGAATTCCACACCTCTTTCCGCCAGTATCGCGATGGCCATGAGCCGGTTTGCGAGGCGACGGTGAAACTCTACGTCGGTGATACCGGCAAGTACACTGTGGCGGAAGGCCATGGGGTTGTGAATGCCTTGGACAATGCGCTCCGTGAGGCGCTCCTGCCTTTCTATCCGGAGATCGCGACGGTTTCCCTGGTGGACTACAAGGTGCGCATCATTGATGGCCACGATGCCACCGCGGCGAAGACCCGAGTGCTGATCGTTTCCACCGATGGCACCGAGAACTGGGGCACCGTGGGCGTTTCCGAGAATATCATCGAGGCTTCCTGGATCGCGTTGGTGGACGGCATCGATCTCTTTCTCCAGCGCCGGAAGTAG
- a CDS encoding rhamnogalacturonan acetylesterase — translation MERKLARRVWLGIAGAAALLAACAQDERPIVKDSDLPVDSPVDRDLPTLWIAGDSTVRNGGVQRGWGQDIERFVDRKKIHVVNRAIGGRSSRTFFTEGRWDKMLAEMKAGDLVLIQFGHNDQGPLGEEGKFRGSIKGIGEETQQVTRPDGVVETVHSFGWYLRHYARTAKEKGATVVLCSPVPHKKFDAAGKFVADWAFLKPWVKAAAETEKVLYMDLCGIVCAGYAAMPPSQVEGFFADKGTHTNREGALYNARCVIAGLRALPGKPVERFLNEEGRGIQLTP, via the coding sequence ATGGAACGCAAGTTGGCGCGACGCGTCTGGCTGGGGATTGCGGGGGCGGCGGCATTGCTTGCGGCCTGTGCCCAGGACGAGCGACCGATCGTAAAGGATTCCGACCTGCCGGTGGATTCTCCGGTGGATCGGGATTTGCCGACGCTGTGGATTGCCGGGGATTCCACGGTACGGAACGGTGGCGTGCAGCGTGGCTGGGGCCAGGACATCGAGCGCTTCGTGGACCGGAAAAAGATCCATGTGGTGAATCGGGCGATCGGCGGACGTTCCTCACGAACCTTTTTTACCGAAGGTCGCTGGGACAAGATGCTGGCGGAGATGAAAGCGGGAGATCTCGTGCTGATTCAGTTCGGCCACAACGATCAGGGGCCTTTGGGGGAAGAGGGGAAGTTCCGCGGGTCAATCAAGGGAATCGGCGAGGAAACGCAGCAGGTCACGCGCCCCGATGGCGTGGTGGAGACCGTGCATAGCTTTGGATGGTATCTCAGGCACTATGCGCGCACGGCGAAGGAGAAGGGTGCCACCGTGGTGCTCTGCTCGCCAGTGCCGCACAAGAAGTTCGATGCAGCGGGGAAGTTCGTGGCGGATTGGGCGTTCCTGAAGCCTTGGGTCAAAGCCGCGGCGGAGACGGAGAAGGTGCTCTACATGGATCTCTGCGGGATTGTCTGTGCGGGATATGCCGCGATGCCCCCCTCGCAGGTCGAGGGCTTCTTTGCAGACAAGGGCACGCACACCAATCGGGAGGGTGCCCTCTACAATGCGAGGTGCGTGATCGCGGGATTGAGAGCGCTGCCAGGAAAGCCGGTCGAGCGGTTTCTCAATGAAGAAGGCAGGGGGATCCAGCTGACCCCTTAG